Proteins found in one Lysinibacillus fusiformis genomic segment:
- a CDS encoding sulfite exporter TauE/SafE family protein, whose translation MQELFLYFFIILAASILQTSTGFGFSVMATPFLLLLFSPQEAMQINIILSLVISFSLIWKVRQDIDVALLKKVMIGSVVGAPFGSLLFALVDVTTFKLLIAILLIGLTILLIKNLSIQQTRSRDYGVGFISGMFTTSIGMAGPPLLLYFASTHRNKETIRAVSLAYYIFIYLISLLSQVIFEGTSKMVWVYSMYALPIVFLGLIFGQMLFTRLNQKLFRILIYVLLVAAGFILLIQTIWTML comes from the coding sequence TTGCAGGAATTATTTTTATATTTTTTCATTATCCTAGCAGCTTCTATTTTACAAACCAGTACGGGATTTGGTTTTTCCGTTATGGCCACGCCTTTTTTACTGTTGCTTTTTTCACCACAAGAGGCGATGCAAATAAATATAATACTGTCCCTTGTTATTTCATTTTCTCTTATATGGAAGGTGAGACAGGATATTGATGTAGCGTTGCTTAAGAAGGTGATGATCGGTAGTGTTGTGGGAGCTCCTTTTGGTAGCCTACTCTTTGCCTTAGTCGATGTGACGACATTCAAGTTACTCATTGCCATCCTACTAATAGGGCTTACCATTCTCTTGATTAAAAATCTCTCTATTCAACAAACAAGGAGTAGGGATTATGGCGTTGGTTTTATATCAGGTATGTTCACAACCAGTATTGGGATGGCGGGACCACCACTGTTACTCTATTTTGCGAGCACACATAGAAATAAAGAAACCATTAGAGCAGTTTCACTAGCCTACTATATTTTTATCTATCTTATTAGCTTACTTTCTCAAGTCATTTTTGAGGGCACAAGTAAAATGGTTTGGGTTTATAGTATGTATGCCTTGCCCATTGTTTTCTTAGGACTTATTTTTGGACAGATGTTATTTACTAGATTAAATCAAAAGCTGTTTAGAATATTAATTTATGTTCTCTTAGTAGCAGCAGGTTTCATTTTATTGATCCAAACGATATGGACAATGCTATAA
- a CDS encoding enoyl-ACP reductase FabI — MMDNLLQLKDKNIVVMGVANDRSIAWGIAKRLFDVGANVIFTYRQERSLKKLQKQLENIGQFDSLVVQCDVNSDDSTKAAFDEIGSKVGIIHGIVHSVAFAHAEDLHNRFLETTREGYAFAQDTSAYSLISTAKAAHPYMTEGGSIVTMSYLGAERVLDGYNVMGVAKAALEASMRYLAADIGQDNIRVNAISAGAIRTLAAKGVPSFNTILHKIEETAPLKRNVQQDEVADMTIVMLSHLSRGVTGETIYIDAGYNIMG; from the coding sequence ATGATGGATAATTTATTACAATTAAAAGATAAGAACATTGTTGTCATGGGCGTAGCAAATGATCGCAGTATTGCTTGGGGCATTGCAAAACGCTTATTTGACGTTGGTGCAAATGTCATCTTCACGTATCGTCAAGAACGGTCATTAAAAAAATTACAAAAACAATTAGAAAATATCGGACAATTTGATTCCCTTGTTGTTCAATGTGATGTGAATAGTGATGACAGCACAAAAGCAGCTTTTGATGAAATCGGCTCAAAGGTTGGCATTATTCATGGGATTGTGCATTCAGTGGCTTTTGCGCATGCAGAAGATTTACACAACCGTTTCCTTGAAACAACTCGAGAAGGCTATGCATTCGCACAAGATACAAGTGCTTATTCACTTATTTCCACAGCAAAAGCAGCTCATCCATATATGACAGAGGGTGGCTCTATCGTTACGATGAGTTACCTAGGAGCAGAACGAGTGCTTGATGGCTACAATGTTATGGGTGTGGCAAAGGCGGCATTAGAGGCTTCTATGCGTTATTTAGCTGCTGATATTGGCCAGGATAATATTCGCGTCAATGCTATTTCAGCTGGTGCGATTCGTACACTTGCTGCAAAAGGTGTTCCTTCCTTTAACACAATTTTACACAAAATCGAAGAAACAGCTCCTTTAAAACGTAATGTTCAACAAGACGAAGTAGCAGATATGACGATTGTGATGCTATCTCACCTATCACGTGGTGTTACTGGTGAAACAATCTACATCGACGCTGGCTACAATATTATGGGTTAA